From the Salminus brasiliensis chromosome 15, fSalBra1.hap2, whole genome shotgun sequence genome, the window TATGGCACTGTGACCAAAATATTATGATTAGTTTTTATTTGACTATTTCCGACTCTTAGGGAATAAGCTCGCTGCTGCTCAGCGTCCTCTCGTCatggtgtgcagttagctagctgtggagattgtagctggttggctagcattagcttttagccaggAACCCATGTAGCAGTGTCACAACAGTAGCTGTTGTGTTTTACCACATCACGGCTTTAATTAGGGCTAGCAGGGCCttcgctagtgggctgggaTTATGTCAATTTTGGAAGTGCAAATAAAAGGAGCCCAGGGTTTTGGAATTAGCCCATTTCCCAGCTTTGAGAAACTCTTTATTGGGTGTAGAACCTTTATCTTATACTGGGGTTCTTTAATTCTTAACCCTTTCAGACCTAATATCTTgtagtcttaaaaataaaggttcttgaTTGCTTCTTAGCTTGGATGTTACAGTTCTAGGGAAACTCCACAATAAGCGTAGAACCTTTACCTTATGcttaaggttctttaaaaacatCTACATAAGGTAAAGCTTTATACCCACTATACACTTTTCCTAGAACTTTATGTTCTAACCAAGAACAGTTGTGGAACCTGTATTTTCTCATTGTGAGATTGAAGGGGTTAACGGAGGACCAATGGAGGATGGTCAATTCCATGTACCCAACCCTCATTATCCaactatgctaagctaaataCAATTTTCCATTCTAGAGCACCTGTAAGGAAAAGCTAATTAACCAGCGTCAATTAATAAATGCTTTCGGCTTTGCGTATCCATGGAGATTGAATTGTAGCAGTGATGTAGGCCAGAAACAAACAGAAGCAGCAGGACTGAGTGTGATGCTACTGGCAGGAGGGGGTTGGTGGTTGGAAGTCCTTTTGCCGATAGCTACAACCCACTTTCGTGCTTATAACATTTACCTCCATGCCCCACAAGGCACCTGTCTCCTTGACAACCTGGAGTactccccctcctcccctctcctGGGTAAATACAGACAGAAGAGAATACAGCAGTGCAAGACCCGACATCTCCATTAGCTTGTTaggggagtgtgtgtttgcCGCTGCAGTGCTGAGAGGCTTCTCCAGAGATGTGTACACAGCAGACCGAAGGAAAGGTGCGCAAATCCCTTAACATACTCTCTGCACTCCACTGACTCTGCCTGAAGGATTTGGCCAAAGGTTCTGTTGGCTCTATAGGGGTTTGGACGCTGGATTTCATTCAGAAATAACACTTGGTGCATAACACTCGGCCTTAACCCTTAGAGGTCAAGAGGTCATTGCTTTTGTTTTGCTGTGCTGTTCAAATACAGAGTGATACACACAACTGTGCGTATTGAAAGCCCTATTGAAGCTGCACCAGGGTTATctaatgtcatttttaatagaTTTGACAGGCAGATTTGCCCAAAATCTAAAAGATCTGTACAAATGATTCCAGATAGCCTGCACCAAGACATCACAACTAGTACAGTCACATCAGCAGGTGGGCGCAAATCGACAAGCCGAAAGgtcactcttaaaaatacaggtgCTTGCAGCCAAATAAAGGACCCACTTTTaattccttaaagaaccatgtttgtaatagagatgtgtggtGAGTGTGATGGCTCTCtacacctttaaaaggttcttcaccctcacacatctcttCTACAAACATGgtcctttatggaaccaatagTAGTTCTTCAATGGCGTCGctaaaaagaaccatttgaagcaccttgaGAGTGAGAGTAGCATTTGGCTGCTCGTGAACTGACCAAATGCCAACTTAAGACAAGCCTACACCATCAGCAATTAGCACTGTCGAATGAGTGAGCTGTTCCTAGATCAGAATTAAAAACTATGGCTGCCACACCAGGTTTGCTTCAGAGAGAGCCATCTAGAGCGTCATCTGTACTAGAATTGCAATCCGTCAGATCTCTTCAAAACCATTTAAGCAGAGGCATACAACTGTTCGAAATGGGACTGCCCAGCCTTGACCTGTATCATCTTACACAGTGCAGCCAGTAATACCCTACTCTCATCTATTTAGCAGCCACTCCGGAAACTTTCATGGCCTAGCTGGTGGGCAATTTGATACCTGATTGCTTCTAAATGTCTAGATGTCCTAATGATGATGTGCAGCATGACTTTTCTCCATTGCAGTCAGCTTTTTCATTGGCCGACTTCTCTCTTCCAACCTCTTTAATGTTCCATCTGCTTGTCTGCTGACTAGCATGAGTGATAATTTCACGCAAGCTGTTCTCTACCCATTGAACGGATTACGTTTATTATGCCAGGGAATCACCAAGAATATTCCCTGCTGATTCATCTATTAGCCTCATTTATGAACCGAGGCTTACAGCACAAAGTAATTGCAGCTGAGAACAAAATGAGGGactcttttgtatttttttggatTTGTTTATAAGAAAAATAAGAGATAAGTTAACAATAACTGatataagaaagaaaaaagaaagaaagaaaaagaaagggaaTATTTATATGTGCGATAAACATCATTTGTGTATCTACAGTATATGTTTATAGCTACAGTATTATTCCCTGATATGAAACtgagcagacagacagggatacccattcattcatccaaGAACAGGAGAGGTAATCATACAAATAAGTGTGGGGTTCCTCAGGGGTACGTAATAGGTCCATTAGATCTTCTATgtaaacagctttaaaatggACATTTCTGCTCAGGCAGTGACGGATTTTCTGTGCTTATAAACTACAGGGTCTCGTGCAACAGGGGACTATAGTCACAGACTGGAGCCATCATCAGAGATGGACAGGAGCAGGTGGTCAACAGAGTTGCCTTAGTTTTAGTCTCCGCTCCTGTGAGGACAGCAGAGTGATCCTTGACAGCCTCTTTATTCTTAATGTCATTAAGAGATTCGAGTTTAATAACGGTCTGAATCTGATTTCAATACAATTGTAATCCCATGTAATACACATCAGGGATTTCTGGACCCAACATGGAATTTCTGTacagttttattattaagaagaaaaaaaaaaaatacacccaCCCTCAGCAGTAAAAGGGATTGTAGGATCACGGCGTCCTGGGCATCATTTCAAGCTCATTTACGTCTGGGACTAATAGCCAAATCCTTATGGTTATATCACACTGTAGCGGTTTCATGCACTTACAGTACTATTCAGTGGTTGCATTGGCTTTAAGTCTCTGTATTCTGTTGGCTCGTAGCTCTTAGGCCCATGCAGGCTGTGCTTTTAGGTGTCGTGGGCTGCTAGTTTCAGAGTAGGAGCACTCGGAAAATGCATCTCCAAGCATGAAGAGACAAACCTGGCCCATTCCGATGTTGTAGTGGTGTTGTACAGGCCAGCACTTCCATCCTGATATGGTGGAGTGGGTTTTGTCATGTGCTTAGGTCATATGTCACTGGTTATTAAATAGGCTGTGAGGCTTTTGTCAGAAAAGGAACATTGCAACCTTTGAGACGTTCAGAGATACTGAAGGAAGTGATGACTGTGCTCATGCTTTGATGACACTGTCCGTTTCCTCTGGTTCCATACCTCTGGTTTCAAAAGTGACAGGGCAGCATCCAAAGTAGCCTTTGCTGTGCTTCCAGCATCTCTGCACTTGATGTTCTGCTGCAGATCAGATTCTTTGAAACCAAAAGCATGGATCACGATCTTTAATGATTGTCAAAAAGCTTTAATTAGATGTTCTCCTCATTGGGGGAAAAAGCTGTAATCTCCTGAAAGCCTTCAGGGCTGTGCACTGTTAGGTGACTGAGGTTTTTATGGGAACATGTAGCTCCTTACTCTGCAAGAGACAAGTGGCAATGTCGGCTTAGAAGTGCCACATAAGGCGGTGACTGAGTTTTTTACGGGGGCAGTGGGACGGGAACACCCTGGAGCATGGAGTCTTGACCCCTTTTCTTCACACCATCTCATTACAGTCCTCTGAATTCATTCATCATTTAGTCACAGTTCAAATGGATCCTCCTGACAACGGGCAGAAGAGTCCTCGctccatctgtccatctctttctcactccaagacccccccccccctctcttttcaGTGAATGGGGGGATGGTGCTTCTTATTTTTCCTCTATTGCTTAGACCTTCTTTCTCATTCCTTCATTTCTGATGCATTTAGCAGTCTCTTTCGGTTCCTTTGAGGGAAAACTCCATCATAGGCTATTTCTGTAGAGCACACGCTCACTCCTTCTCTTTGTACTGAGCATGAAAGTGAACTTCTTTTGAACCATATTATCGCTGTCAAGTATGAACTTGCTACTTCTGGCAGTGGAGGAAACAGTCCATCGTCTACGACTGTTGGCTGTAACCTTCAGTGTACTTTTGAACTCCATTGTGTTTAATCCTTTAGCAGGGTTACCATCCCAAGAGAAGACTGCACTTATGTGTagatgatggagagaaagaCCAGAGAGAAGGTTCCAACCTCAAGACAAAGAGAAGGAAAGGGTTTCTGTGGAAACATCTCAGGTGCACTAGCAgacagtgtgagagtgtgagtgtatgtgttcTCTTGGCTTTTTCTCTTGTTCAGCCAACCAGTGGTCAAGTCAGACCGTGGGACGTCAGCGGCTGGGGTTGTCTGAAGGAACGTCTAGACGCATCAGACGGTCGTCTCAATCTTCTCAATAATCTCTACCATGGACTTGGATGGCGAAAGCAAGGTGCACTCGTCTTGCTCCCACAGGCTACCGGGACTGGAGTCTCCATCCGTGCTCAGCTcgtcatcctcctcttcctcatcctcctcgtCCTCGCAGGAGTCTTCGTCGCACGACTCCATGTAGTGCAGACCCAGCGCGTTGATGCCGGAGTCTTCTGAGCTGGATGGCGAAGAACAGTGATCCATTTTGGGACCTGCTTTTTGGCCTTGCTTGCCTTGAGTTTGACCCACTTGGGCCACTTGCTTGTGGACCCGCTGAGTGGACGCTTGGGTTTGCAAAGCCTGAGGCTGCTGCGGTGGACTGGGCATCGGTGGTGGAGGTCTCTGCACGTAGCACATCTTTCCGTTGATCCGTTTCACAATGTAGTCGTCGACAAACAGGTCAGAGATGACGCAAAACTTGGGTGACTCTGGGCATGGCGGGGCTTTGAAGTTGGAGGCGGTCCTGAGGAGGCGCTCAGTGAGGGAGATGGACAGGTTCATGGTATGGGTATTGTCTGAAGGTGTGGCAGGAACTGAGGTGCTGGGAAGCTGGCAGACGCTGGTCATAGGCTGGTAGACATATTTACCtacaaagagaaaaggagacCAGGGGTCAGAATAGAGGTGGACTTTGAAGAAGACACTGAAATGGTAAAAAGCAACAATTTCTGGCTTTAAATTGTTTTGGTTGGTTTAGGTGGAAAATCAAATCTGCACATCCCCTTACCACAACTGTGGCCAAGACATGTTAGGTGTCCTTTTTGGACCATATGTGATGCCCTGTTATGCAGCCTCAAATATAGTTGCTTATCTGCTTTCTGAGACTTCACTTCACTTAACTTCAGTTTCATGCAAATTTCAAGGTATTGAACaagagtttttcctgcttttgttggagtagctgtttctactctccagggaaggctttctatttgattttggagcatggctgtgaggagttgattgcattcaacagcattagtgaggtcaggatgtgggataATCACTACACCACCTCagccccaacttcccaactcatcccaaaagtaatggatgcggcaccatcaatcattccagagaacacagtttcactgttccacagctaATTGCTGGGGgtctgtatacccctctagcccacaccaggcattaggcatggtgtcaataggtccAGGTATATCTtctgcagagagtcctactctattggcagtacttctctaaagggactagacaagctgtgtatgtgtgtgtgtatttgcacatcagcAGTGGTTGCAACTTAAACCTTGTATGTCCGCTCTTTGTCAGTCTAATTTTAGACTAACATTACTGTAttacataattaacatcagtttcattaGCCCCCAAATTGAACTCTGTGGGACtccttaaaataaaagtaatagcTGAATAATAAACATGGGGCTCATgcaattaaagtagctgaatgttttcattagaaagggtgtccacaaacatttggacatataatgtagctTGTACTTTTGTCTGCGCAACGTATTTGCATACAATGTTTCATGCAATGTCCACATAAGCAAGTGTATTTTGGATCATGAGAGAACCGTGGCAGGTATTCTGGGACACACTTCCAATAGTGGTTAGCTGTAGAGTACATTAGCTTGTCTTAGCTGGAAAtcagtgtaaattagatttttttagtGAACCATGGAGTTCAAAGGCAAAATGTAAAGTACTGATCAACTCGTATCTACCCTCAATAGCAAGAAACATGAAGGGACATTCTAAACCATCTGGGAGCAACACGCTAGCTGACAAATGTCTGCATTAGTGCTTTGCTGctcagggaggggaaaaaaggcagaGAACAGACGTGGTGGAGTCAAAAAGTCGTTAAGACAGAGACAGCGATAAGTGCCAAGCATGTGGAGAAAATGAGAGGAAGAAAATTATCTAAGATATGGAGAGAACAAAAGGACAGAATCAGAGGCAGTATTTTCACAGAATAACCCAAATTCCAAATCATTTGAGAGTTGAGTTTGATGACTGAGAGATAAAGCTCAGCTTCGAACATGACGGCTTTTATGGAAAGATaagaaacacaaatgaacaaCGTACAAACACCAGCAGAAAACCCTGCCATGGTTTTTAAATGTGTCGGACAGCTTGTCCAGAATATTCAACCTGTTAATTTCGGTGTTAGCGTGCTTCCCAGTTTATTTTCCTCCAAAACTATACGTGCACTCATTGAGAGAGGCAGAGTaccattaataccactgacagtgtAGTGAAGAACGTTGGTTTATCTGGTTCCAAGGACTCAGGACCTGTCAAGGTGTGGAATctacaggtcttgtggggtgttcctggtctgcagtggtcagtacctaccaaacgtcCTCAGAAGAAATAACAACCAGAAatatgggcgcccaaggctcttTGATGCGCATGGAgggcccacctcacaacgtccaggacttgaaggatctgctgctaacgtgaAATCAGATTcgatcatccatccatctccttTTCTGCTCTTTCCTGTTCTTCTAAAGCAGTGGTTTCCAAACCCTAGTCCTGGAGGACCCTCTTCCCAACACATTTGAGTAGTTTTCTGttctaacacatcaccttcaactcaggaaggacttgttaattagcttattagctggatcaggtgtgttgggagcagggtaaacactaacATGGGCAAGCCAggaggtcctccaggaccagggtttggAAACCACAGCATTATTTTGTGAGACTAAATACAGTGAGCCCCCCCCACTCTACGAGACCGCATCTGCTTGGAAAATGAGCGAGATGTGTCTCCATGCGGGACTAAAATGATCAGAGCACTGCTGAGTTCAGTAGAAAACAGCAGGTAATTTGTCCTATAATTTTCTCAgggcaggagagagaaaagcacAGACATTGTTGGTAGCTCCTGTCAACTCTGGAAATTACCCCATGACCACATGTGTCCGTAATCTTGTCCGAATAGAGCTGCTGATGAATGGACGCataaaaatgatccaaaatgactgGGAATGCAATTTTGTTCCATTATAgtaccctgtgtgtgtgtggaggggtggagggggaCGTTTTTCCTGCTCGATAAAGTCACCGTTCCAGAGATGCAACATTTTGTTAGGCTAGAGATAAAATGATGGCCTTTTTTCTGTGTTTGCTTCATGCCTCACATTTTGCCCAACAATCAGGCCCACATGCAATTCTCAGTCATTTTCAGTCCTGTATGATAGCAGCATTTGAATGTGACGGCGCTGCATTTCCAGCAGGGTTCGAAATGGACTGCTGGCTGTAGAAATGCtcagagaaagtgaaagacaTAAAGAGCAGCCCAGTTAACTAGAGCTCGGCATAAAAATCATTCCCATTCAGCAGCGCTGCTCCCATTTACATTCTGCTCGGCTGTGTGATACAAAAAGCCAATAACGTTTTCTACAAAACACCATGAAAACCTCTTTTCAAGCtttttctaatggcctgtgaGAACACTTTAGTGCTTTATGACCCTCTAATCTCTTGCCTTTTCCCATTCAGCAAATTGTAATTCTTCTCGGAATTCTTCATATCGCATGTTGtctctgaatcactgaatcatttccaggttgctctttaaaaaaaacagtcaatGGTCAGTCTATCAGCTCAAAACTAATAGAAGCTTACAAACAACTAATTAGTGTCTGAATTTTGTCTGCTGGCTTTTGTCTATTATATAATGAACATTATCTTACCAGTGCGTTAAGTGTCATGAACAACAAAAGCCAGTCTATGGTAAAATAGTCTACAATGAGTGATGAGTTTGCTGTAAGTTATGAATGCTTTGATGTAGGAGGCCGAGAGAACAAACTAGCTAGTCTTGATTTGTCTTGATCACACCAATATAGGGCTGTTATTTTCATCCTCACCATAATGAGTCACCAAGTACCCCTGAAATAACACACACTGAAGAAGCCATGAACTGACAAaacctctttctccctctcgctTCTTTCTCCACCCTCACTTCGACACAAGACCGTTAAGCAATCTACCTTAATAACCACCTTAACAATGTCTGTCCTTGAGCGTATCATCAGCAAGCTTTTCCTTCAGGCTTGACTTCAGCTGTGCTGCTTATCGTTATTTAGCATCTGTAGCGAATGTGTTGGCTAGCTAATATGATCTTAACTATAGAGGTTAGGGGCAGTGGTTTGAGCTCTGGGCCATCAATAGAGCTCGATACCCAGGatgggcaagctgccactg encodes:
- the LOC140535649 gene encoding UPF0524 protein C3orf70 homolog A yields the protein MAASGGHKSEKLDEAQALAKSCAGRPDFLPCDGLSICATHSHGKCFKLHWCCHLGWCHCKYVYQPMTSVCQLPSTSVPATPSDNTHTMNLSISLTERLLRTASNFKAPPCPESPKFCVISDLFVDDYIVKRINGKMCYVQRPPPPMPSPPQQPQALQTQASTQRVHKQVAQVGQTQGKQGQKAGPKMDHCSSPSSSEDSGINALGLHYMESCDEDSCEDEEDEEEEDDELSTDGDSSPGSLWEQDECTLLSPSKSMVEIIEKIETTV